The genomic window TTTACATCCACGATTGAACACACCAGTCTATTCAATCTTATTTGTTGCTATCGCTTCACTTTTGTCCTTAGTTTTATCATTAAGTATGGTTGCATCAATGATAAGTTTCGGGGCATTAATTGCTTTCACTTTCGTGAATTTATCCGTTATTAAGCATTTTTATATTGATAACAAAGAAGCCACTAGCAAGAAAAAATTAATCACTTGCCTGATTATGCCATCAATTGGTGTCATACTGACGCTATGGCTTTGGACAAGTTTAGATAAAGAAGCTTTCACTGTTGGCTTATGCTGGCTAGCGGCGGGTGCACTCTATCTCACATTATTGACCCAAGGTTTTAAACGTCGTCCACCTGCGATTTCAGACGATGAAACCAATATGATCATTAACTAAAAATAGATTAATTAGAAATGAATAATAAAGTTGCTGATGTCATTTATTTCAATGGCTATATCTACACCGCTGATGAACACAATAGCGTTGTCGATGCTATTGCAGTACAAGATGGCTATATTATTGCCAGTGGTACTTCTGATGAATTACACCAATATGTTGGGCCAGAAACTGAAAGTATCGATTTAGAAGGTAGAATGATGATGCCGGGCATCATTGATGGCCATATGCATCCATTTTGGGGTGGCATTCAACTATTTGGTTGTCATCTCAACTATGAATCATTAACGATTGAGCAAATTCTTCAACGCGTCCAAGATCATTTAGATAAAGACCCACGCACCGGAGAAAATGATTGGCTTAAAGTAACAGCTTGGTTGCGTCAAGGCATGTTGCCAGCTGGTGTGGATATGTATCGCGAAGATATGGATAAATTGAAGACCAATCGCCCTGTGGTTCTGTTTTCAAATGATTGCCATACTTTGTTAGCCAATAGCCGCGCATTAGAACTTTTTGGCATCACCAAAGAAACGCCTGAGCCACCTGATGGTAAAATTGGCAAACATGCTAATGGCGAATTAAATGGGATCTTAGAAGATGCGCCCGCAATGCGTGCAGCGGATAGCATTCCATCAATTCGTGATGAGCAAGCCATTGAAGTTGCTGAACTCGTTCAAAAAGTCTTGAACCAGCAAGGTGTGACAACGGTGATGGATGCCCGTGTTTCGGAGCAACAATTAACTGCGTTTGCTGATTTACAAAAACGTGGTGATTTGACTATTCGCTTCCAAGCAGCGCGTGAAATCACACCGGATGAAACACCCAATGTGGCTGCTGTTGCTGCTGCTGTTGATAAAGCGGTTGCCTTTGCAAAAAACTGGCACCAAGCAGATTGGACGCCAGCACCTGGCATTGGTTTACATACTATCAAAATGTTTGTTGATGGTGTGATGCAATATCCAACAATGACGGCTTCACTTTTGCAACCATATCGAATCAATCAAGGTACAGATAATGCACCAAATTGGGTAGAGACTGATAATTACGGCGATCTCTACTTTACCGCTGAAATCCTTGATGAGCTGATGGAAAAAATTGCAGCAGCAGGTTATGACCCGCATTTGCATACCGTTGGTGAAGGCGCTGTTTCGATTGTGCTAGATGCTATTGAAAAAATGCGTGTAACACACCCAGAAAAAGATATTCGCCCGGGGCTTGCGCATAATGAATTGGTACACCCAAAAGATTATGAGCGATTTGCTCGATTAAAAACAATCGCTTGTTTATCTTTCCAATGGGCTGCACCAACACCAGAACTTGCTGACTTTGAAAAAAATATGTTAGGCGAGGAGCGTTTTGCTAACTTAGAACCTATTGCTAAATTTATTGATGCTGGTGCTGTCGTTGCCTTTGGTAGTGACTGGCCAATTGATGATTTTGACGAATGGTATGACTTAAAAGTTGCAGCAACGCGCCGTGGCCGTAATATCAACGGGAAATTAGCACCTCGTTTAGATAATGACCGCGATCTAACGGTAACGGAAGTTCTTCGTTCAGCAACGATTGATTCCGCATTTGCTCAACACCGTGAAGAGGTTATTGGCTCACTCGAAGTAGGTAAATTTGCTGACATGATTGTGCTTGATCGCAATGTGTTTGAGATCCCTGCTGATGACATTGAGAATGTGAAAGTGCTGCGTACCATTATTGGCGGCAAAACAGTTCATATTGCTTAAACCTATCTCTATTCGAGCCATAGCCCATTGTGTTATGGCTCGAAATATCAATTCGCTGCATTAAATCCCATTTAAATAAATAGCTTGCAATGGTTAGGTTGCCCCGCTATCATTTGCACGTTTTTTATTCCACTCAAATCCAGCAAGGAGGTACATCATGACAATAACTAATCAAACTCTTTGCGGGCGCACTCAGAAATAGTCTAGCTATCTCTCCAATTTCAGCCCGCTAAATCACCTTATTTTTCCATTAAAATGAGTTAATGACTTATGGGCAATTCTATTCGTCCTGTCAGCGAAAACGTCAGTTATATCGCGACAGACAACACATGGATTGAAAGTAAAGCAATCCAACAATTACAAACAACTGCAAACTTACCGAATATGGTGTCTGTTGTGGGCATGCCAGATTTACATCCTGGTAGAGGGTATCCAATTGGTGCTGCCTTTTTCTCTACACAACATTTTTACCCCGCACTTGTGGGTAATGATATTGGCTGTGGTATGAGCTTATTTCAAACAGATATTAATGTAAGAAAGTTAAGCTTAGATAAATTTGAAAAACAGCTCCTAACGTTATCAGATATAGCATCCTATGAATGGCTTAATGAATATGTTCCTGAAAATATGCAGGAGCATGAATTTGTCACTTCATTAAGTTCTATCGGCGGTGGCAATCACTTTGCTGAATTTCAATCCATTGATAAAATTATTGATAATGAGCTTTTCAGCAAAAGTGGTTTAGATAAAAAAAATGCACTTTTGCTCGTTCATAGTGGTTCCCGTGGGTTAGGACAATCCATATTACAACGACATATTGAACAACATGGTCATAATGGCCTTGATTCAAATTCACTAGATG from Providencia sneebia DSM 19967 includes these protein-coding regions:
- a CDS encoding amidohydrolase, which encodes MNNKVADVIYFNGYIYTADEHNSVVDAIAVQDGYIIASGTSDELHQYVGPETESIDLEGRMMMPGIIDGHMHPFWGGIQLFGCHLNYESLTIEQILQRVQDHLDKDPRTGENDWLKVTAWLRQGMLPAGVDMYREDMDKLKTNRPVVLFSNDCHTLLANSRALELFGITKETPEPPDGKIGKHANGELNGILEDAPAMRAADSIPSIRDEQAIEVAELVQKVLNQQGVTTVMDARVSEQQLTAFADLQKRGDLTIRFQAAREITPDETPNVAAVAAAVDKAVAFAKNWHQADWTPAPGIGLHTIKMFVDGVMQYPTMTASLLQPYRINQGTDNAPNWVETDNYGDLYFTAEILDELMEKIAAAGYDPHLHTVGEGAVSIVLDAIEKMRVTHPEKDIRPGLAHNELVHPKDYERFARLKTIACLSFQWAAPTPELADFEKNMLGEERFANLEPIAKFIDAGAVVAFGSDWPIDDFDEWYDLKVAATRRGRNINGKLAPRLDNDRDLTVTEVLRSATIDSAFAQHREEVIGSLEVGKFADMIVLDRNVFEIPADDIENVKVLRTIIGGKTVHIA
- a CDS encoding RNA ligase RtcB family protein gives rise to the protein MGNSIRPVSENVSYIATDNTWIESKAIQQLQTTANLPNMVSVVGMPDLHPGRGYPIGAAFFSTQHFYPALVGNDIGCGMSLFQTDINVRKLSLDKFEKQLLTLSDIASYEWLNEYVPENMQEHEFVTSLSSIGGGNHFAEFQSIDKIIDNELFSKSGLDKKNALLLVHSGSRGLGQSILQRHIEQHGHNGLDSNSLDAMSYLNAHQDALHFAELNRQLISLRMLQHVHALGEMKLDINHNLVEAYTFKGIDGWLHRKGATPADRGMVIIPGSRGDYSYLVAPQASDKSLHSLAHGAGRKWMRTECKGRLSHRYTPLQLARTNLGSRVICANKQLIYEEAPQSYKSIETVIESMKNAELINVIARLKPILTYKTSGEFA